In Camelina sativa cultivar DH55 chromosome 16, Cs, whole genome shotgun sequence, a single window of DNA contains:
- the LOC104753728 gene encoding nucleoid-associated protein At2g24020, chloroplastic-like has translation MASMAATTNFTKLLLFPSSHVSGNVSLKSQRGSSSTKKWPNQNKSRNGYRSLRVDGLFGGGNKYNNSEDGQSKAGIFGNMQNMYETVKKAQMVVQVEAVRVQKILMLLLFHFRKAEFDSYCEGELVKVTLLDNHQLICTDISEAAMELGSEVSNLLVTKAYKDAHVKSVVVSTIGDN, from the exons ATGGCGTCTATGGCTGCAACCACCAATTTCACCAAATTGTTGCTCTTTCCTTCCTCCCATG TTTCAGGAAATGTGAGCTTGAAATCGCAGAGaggtagtagtagtactaaGAAATGGCCGAATCAGAACAAGTCAAGAAATGGTTACAGGTCTCTCCGTGTGGATGGACTATTCGGAGGtggaaacaaatataataacagTGAAGATGGACAATCTAAG GCAGGGATATTTGGGAATATGCAGAATATGTATGAGACTGTGAAGAAAGCTCAAATGGTTGTTCAAGTGGAAGCTGTGCGTGTCCAAAAGA TTTTGATGTTGCTTTTGTTCCATTTTCGCAAAGCTGAATTTGATAGTTATTGTGAAGGCGAGCTTGTCAAG GTTACCTTATTAGATAACCATCAACTAATTTGTACTGATATATCCGAGGCAGCAATGGAATTAGGTTCCGAAGTGAGTAACT TGCTTGTTACAAAAGCATACAAGGACGCACATGTCAAGAGTGTTGTG GTTTCTACCATTGGAGATAATTAA
- the LOC104750833 gene encoding G-type lectin S-receptor-like serine/threonine-protein kinase SRK: protein MKCMIRPAYHHLDKSFFFVFVVSILFSHPAFSNYANTLSSTDTLTISSNRTIVSLGDDFELGFFKTAGRFQDIDHWYLGIWYKAIPVRTYVWVSNRDNPLYSASGSFKISGMNLVLLNQSNNTVWSTNVTVAVRSPVVAELLPNGNFVLRASKTNGEDGILWQSFDYPTDTLLPHMKLGLDLKTGHNRLLTCWNNSYDPSRGNTLFQLEMRGLPEYVLLLDGGTTVRSGPWNGLQFSGIPEMQEWDYFNIVYNFTVNEEEVFYTYRVTTPTTYWRLTLTSGENLKLFTWNSKTLDWNMVWMPPLTTCNLYRTCGLNSYCDTDTSPICNCIKGFAPRDLQEWLLDGGSGQCLRKTELSCSDDKFLLLKNMKLPDTEGVIVDTRIGLQECEERCAKNCNCTAYANTDILNGGSGCVIWTSDLIDIRNYATAGQDLYVKVAAVDLVTERANNNSGKTRTKIGLSVGGIALIFLSFIIYFWRKRTQARGTALYTECGQRGPRLNLLETTDEDLKLPLMEYDVVAMATNDFSISNKLGEGGFGTVYKGTLLDGEEIAVKKLSDVSTQGTNEFRTEMILIAKLQHINLVRLLGCFADEDDKILVYEYLENLSLDYYIFDETKSSELNWLTRFNIISGIARGLLYLHKDSRCKVIHRDLKTSNILLDKDMIPKISDFGLARIFARDEEEATTRRIVGTYGYMAPEYAMDGVYSEKSDVFSFGVVILEIITGKKNRGFTSSDQDTNLLSYVWRNMEEGTGFKVLDKNMMDLLSASHTFKLHDVLRCITIGLTCVQEYAEDRPAMSWVVSMLGSDTDIPKPTPPGYCLAISSDPWTSTTIVSTTTEIEPR from the exons ATGAAATGTATGATACGGCCAGCTTATCACCATTTGGACAAGTCATTCTTCTTCGTATTTGTTGTTTCAATTCTGTTTTCTCATCCTGCGTTCTCCAATTATGCCAATACTTTGTCGTCTACTGATACTCTGACAATCTCAAGCAATCGAACCATTGTCTCTCTTGGTGATGATTTCGAACTTGGTTTCTTCAAGACCGCCGGACGTTTTCAAGATATTGATCATTGGTATCTCGGGATTTGGTACAAGGCAATCCCGGTAAGAACCTATGTATGGGTTTCCAACAGAGATAACCCTCTCTACAGTGCTTCTGGATCCTTCAAAATCTCCGGTATGAACCTTGTCCTCCTCAATCAGTCTAATAACACAGTCTGGTCGACGAATGTCACTGTAGCTGTGAGATCTCCGGTGGTAGCAGAGCTTCTCCCTAATGGAAATTTCGTGCTTAGGGCCTCCAAAACGAACGGGGAAGATGGAATACTGTGGCAGAGCTTTGATTACCCGACAGATACTTTACTTCCGCATATGAAATTGGGTTTGGATCTCAAGACAGGACACAACAGATTACTTACATGCTGGAATAACTCATATGATCCGTCAAGGGGGAATACTTTGTTCCAACTCGAAATGCGAGGGTTACCTGAATATGTTCTACTGCTGGACGGAGGGACAACAGTCCGGAGCGGTCCATGGAATGGACTCCAGTTTAGCGGCATACCAGAGATGCAGGAATGGGATTACTTTAACATTGTTTACAATTTCACGGTGAACGAAGAGGAGGTCTTCTACACGTATAGAGTCACCACCCCCACTACCTACTGGAGATTAACGTTGACTTCCGgagaaaatttaaaactattcACATGGAATTCGAAAACACTGGACTGGAACATGGTTTGGATGCCACCCCTAACAACCTGCAATTTATACCGGACATGTGGTCTTAATTCTTACTGTGACACGGACACGTCTCCAATTTGTAACTGTATCAAAGGATTTGCGCCAAGGGACCTACAGGAGTGGCTGCTGGATGGCGGAAGTGGTCAGTGTTTAAGAAAGACGGAGCTGAGCTGCAGTGACGATAAGTTTCTCCTGCTGAAGAATATGAAGTTACCGGATACCGAAGGGGTAATTGTGGACACGAGAATCGGGTTGCAGGAATGTGAGGAGAGGTGCGCAAAGAACTGTAATTGCACGGCGTATGCGAATACGGATATCCTAAATGGTGGGTCAGGTTGTGTGATTTGGACTAGTGACCTCATTGATATCCGGAATTATGCCACTGCAGGTCAAGATCTTTATGTCAAAGTGGCTGCTGTTGATCTCG TTACAGAGAGGGCGAACAACAACAGTGGAAAAACTAGGACAAAAATAGGTCTGAGTGTTGGAGGCATTGCTTTgatttttctcagttttatCATTTACTTTTGGAGGAAACGTACGCAAGCAAGAGGAACTGCACTATATACTG AGTGCGGACAGAGGGGACCACGCCTAAATTTGCTAGAGACAACAGACGAGGATCTCAAACTGCCATTGATGGAATATGACGTCGTTGCCATGGCGACCAATGATTTCTCCATCAGCAACAAGCTCGGTGAAGGCGGATTCGGTACAGTTTACAAG GGAACGTTACTTGACGGTGAAGAGATCGCGGTGAAAAAACTATCGGATGTGTCAACTCAAGGGACCAATGAGTTCAGAACTGAGATGATTCTGATTGCAAAGCTTCAACACATTAACCTTGTCCGACTTCTTGGCTGTTTTGCCGACGAGGACGATAAGATTTTGGTCTATGAATACTTGGAAAATCTAAGCCTCGATTACTATATCTTCG ATGAAACCAAAAGTTCTGAGCTAAATTGGCTGACGAGATTCAATATCATCAGTGGTATTGCGCGAGGACTTTTATATCTTCACAAAGACTCGCGGTGTAAGGTTATCCATAGAGACTTGAAAACGAGCAACATCTTGCTTGACAAAGATATGATCCCAAAGATTTCGGATTTCGGGTTGGCCAGAATTTTTGCTAGGGACGAGGAGGAAGCTACGACGAGAAGGATAGTTGGAACTTA CGGCTACATGGCTCCAGAATACGCGATGGACGGGGTATACTCTGAAAAATCAGATGTTTTCAGCTTTGGGGTAGTGATTCTTGAGATTATCACTGGCAAGAAGAACAGAGGATTCACCAGCTCGGACCAGGATACTAATCTTCTCAGCTAC GTGTGGAGAAATATGGAAGAAGGAACAGGGTTTAAGGTTCTAGATAAGAATATGATGGATTTATTATCCGCATCACACACATTCAAGCTACACGATGTCTTAAGATGCATAACTATTGGTCTCACGTGTGTTCAAGAATATGCAGAGGACAGACCAGCAATGTCATGGGTTGTTTCAATGCTCGGGAGTGATACAGATATTCCGAAGCCTACACCGCCTGGTTATTGTCTTGCAATAAGCTCTGATCCGTGGACGTCGACAACGATCGTAAGCACCACCACGGAAATAGAGCCTCGGTAA